A window of Hymenobacter aerilatus contains these coding sequences:
- a CDS encoding spheroidene monooxygenase, whose protein sequence is MSLTTFSVITLRPGTARWGLAQMGTAQASLKRAAGLRFYKLAGTGADGGFGVWPNFQRYILLAVWDSAEAAAAFFATHPQWQAYQERSTELWTAHLQPLKAHGLWDGVQPFDLAATEAPDLDGPVAVLTRASIRLRKTPRFWRYVAPTSAAVAHAPGVVASIGLGELPIVRQATFSLWESARAMQQYAYRDATHKEVIRRTRQEQWYGEELFARFRVLSSEGTWDGRTV, encoded by the coding sequence TTGTCCCTCACCACCTTTTCCGTCATCACCCTCCGGCCCGGCACGGCGCGCTGGGGCTTGGCCCAGATGGGCACCGCGCAAGCGTCCCTGAAACGTGCGGCCGGCCTGCGCTTCTATAAGCTGGCCGGTACCGGCGCCGATGGCGGCTTTGGCGTCTGGCCTAATTTTCAACGGTATATACTACTGGCCGTGTGGGACTCAGCGGAGGCCGCCGCGGCTTTTTTTGCTACCCACCCGCAGTGGCAGGCCTACCAAGAGCGTAGCACCGAACTTTGGACTGCCCACCTGCAACCACTCAAAGCGCACGGCCTGTGGGACGGCGTGCAGCCGTTTGACCTAGCCGCCACCGAAGCACCCGACCTCGACGGCCCCGTGGCGGTGCTTACACGGGCCTCCATTCGCCTGCGCAAAACGCCGCGTTTCTGGCGCTACGTGGCCCCTACTAGTGCCGCTGTGGCCCACGCGCCCGGCGTGGTGGCCTCTATTGGCCTGGGGGAGTTGCCCATAGTGCGGCAGGCCACGTTCAGCCTGTGGGAGTCGGCCAGGGCCATGCAGCAGTACGCCTACCGCGACGCCACGCACAAGGAGGTAATTCGGCGGACGCGGCAGGAGCAGTGGTACGGCGAGGAGTTGTTTGCGCGGTTTCGGGTGCTGAGCAGCGAGGGCACTTGGGACGGGCGCACGGTGTAG
- a CDS encoding pyridoxamine 5'-phosphate oxidase family protein, whose amino-acid sequence MSHETQVLHDVQKLLDKIKDVNIAMLTTTSEEDQSLRSRPMGTLKSDPDGSLYFFTDKDDAKVYEVKKDSHVNLSYASPEDDVYVSISGRANAYRDQAKIDELWSEHLKAWFPEGKDDPNIMILKVTIDKGEYWDTPSGLLSRAYAYVRAVVAGKKNDSDDVNEHAKVDVK is encoded by the coding sequence ATGTCGCACGAAACGCAGGTTCTGCACGACGTTCAGAAGCTACTCGATAAAATCAAAGACGTAAACATTGCCATGCTCACGACCACTTCCGAGGAAGATCAGTCGTTGCGCAGCCGCCCCATGGGCACCCTCAAGTCGGACCCTGATGGCTCATTGTATTTCTTCACCGATAAAGACGACGCCAAGGTATATGAGGTTAAAAAAGATAGTCATGTAAACCTGAGCTACGCCTCTCCCGAGGATGACGTTTACGTATCTATCTCGGGCCGCGCCAACGCTTACCGCGACCAAGCCAAAATTGATGAGTTGTGGTCGGAGCATTTGAAAGCCTGGTTCCCAGAGGGTAAGGACGATCCAAACATCATGATCCTAAAAGTGACCATCGACAAAGGCGAATACTGGGATACGCCCAGCGGCCTGCTCTCCCGCGCCTACGCCTACGTACGAGCCGTAGTAGCTGGCAAGAAAAACGACTCTGACGATGTGAACGAACACGCCAAAGTAGACGTGAAATAG
- a CDS encoding acyl carrier protein phosphodiesterase: protein MNFLAHLYLSDPADPDLLLGNFIADSVPGRQLEAYPPGVQRGIRLHRLIDTYTDQHPIVRRATARLREAGYGKYAGVVSDVFFDHFLARYFPEFSAEPLLDFTQRVFALLLARQAEMPARVQQFLPYLVRDNWLLRYADFEGVGQSLRGLSRRASPGSGMETAVAELQRNYAAYEADFREFWPQVRAYVAGVAV from the coding sequence ATGAACTTCCTGGCCCACCTCTACCTCTCCGACCCCGCTGACCCTGACTTGCTCCTCGGCAACTTCATTGCCGACTCGGTGCCCGGCCGCCAGCTCGAAGCCTACCCGCCCGGCGTGCAGCGCGGCATCCGCCTGCATCGCCTCATCGATACCTACACCGACCAGCACCCCATAGTGCGCCGCGCTACGGCCCGCCTGCGCGAGGCCGGCTATGGCAAGTACGCCGGTGTCGTCTCCGACGTGTTTTTCGACCATTTCCTGGCTCGCTACTTCCCGGAGTTTTCCGCCGAGCCGCTGCTGGACTTCACCCAACGCGTGTTTGCCCTGCTCCTGGCCCGCCAAGCCGAAATGCCCGCCCGCGTGCAGCAGTTCCTACCCTACCTCGTGCGCGACAATTGGCTCCTGCGCTACGCCGATTTCGAGGGGGTAGGACAGTCGCTACGGGGCCTAAGCCGCCGCGCTTCCCCCGGCTCCGGCATGGAAACCGCCGTGGCAGAGCTGCAACGCAACTACGCAGCGTATGAGGCGGATTTCCGGGAGTTCTGGCCACAAGTAAGGGCGTATGTGGCGGGTGTGGCGGTATGA
- a CDS encoding S41 family peptidase gives MLYSVKPLMRLLLLPLLLMASSLFAQSKKPDATPSKEVEQYLAEFQKIVKKKALYADSIDWAQLRKEVKEKSRGLRTIEEGRHVLDHILHTLRNAGDKHSFLIPKEEVATLTSPSYAGQQAESRYLGDGVGYLKVPEFTSMDASVGQTFSQGIQSQMEALQTKHTLTGWVVDLRQNTGGNMNPMIEGLKPLLGEGIYAYDISPRRAFMKEKPRYNWSGKEQQPRSGAAAPTPQQVAILIDSLTASSGEMVAIALMGRDNARVFGQPSAGYTTANQDFKLSDGAYLLLAAGYRMDRTRKPYLNRITPDVVVEYSPKDTPDKTIEAAQRWLRETK, from the coding sequence ATGCTATACTCAGTAAAGCCCCTGATGAGACTATTACTTTTACCACTACTCTTGATGGCGAGTAGCCTGTTTGCCCAAAGCAAAAAGCCAGACGCTACGCCCTCGAAAGAGGTAGAACAGTATCTGGCTGAATTCCAAAAGATCGTCAAAAAGAAAGCGCTGTATGCTGATTCTATCGATTGGGCTCAGCTGCGAAAAGAGGTGAAGGAAAAATCACGCGGTCTGAGAACTATTGAGGAAGGTAGGCATGTCCTAGACCATATTCTGCACACGCTCCGCAACGCGGGCGACAAACATTCTTTTCTCATACCAAAGGAAGAAGTGGCGACCTTGACTTCTCCGAGCTATGCGGGTCAGCAAGCCGAAAGCCGGTACTTGGGCGATGGCGTCGGGTATCTAAAGGTGCCGGAATTCACTTCTATGGACGCCTCAGTAGGACAGACTTTCTCCCAGGGCATACAAAGTCAGATGGAAGCGCTACAAACAAAACACACGCTCACGGGGTGGGTGGTCGACCTGCGCCAGAATACGGGCGGCAATATGAACCCTATGATCGAGGGACTCAAGCCCCTCCTGGGAGAGGGGATATACGCGTACGATATTTCCCCAAGGCGTGCGTTTATGAAGGAAAAGCCTCGCTACAATTGGAGCGGGAAAGAACAGCAACCACGCTCCGGGGCAGCGGCTCCAACGCCGCAGCAGGTAGCCATTCTAATCGACTCGCTGACTGCGAGTAGCGGCGAGATGGTCGCCATCGCCTTGATGGGGCGCGACAACGCCAGGGTCTTTGGCCAGCCTTCGGCGGGGTATACGACCGCTAACCAGGACTTCAAGCTGTCAGATGGGGCGTACCTGTTACTGGCAGCAGGCTATAGGATGGATAGAACCCGGAAGCCCTATTTGAACCGCATAACGCCGGATGTAGTGGTGGAGTATTCGCCGAAGGATACCCCAGATAAGACGATCGAAGCCGCCCAAAGGTGGTTGCGGGAGACAAAGTAG
- a CDS encoding FKBP-type peptidyl-prolyl cis-trans isomerase — MTQISPQKVVSITYNLSVTDENGEKRLVESAEEDAPMVFLFGMSGLPEEFENQLSGKQAGDSFSFSLTPEQAYGDYDQQAVVEIPKQVFEIDGQIDADMLQEGNYLPMADNEGNHMQGKVVSIGNEVVQMDFNHPLAGMVMHFDGNVADVRDATPEEMDHGHVHGDGGHDH; from the coding sequence ATGACCCAGATCAGCCCCCAGAAAGTCGTTTCTATCACCTATAACCTGAGCGTAACCGACGAAAACGGCGAAAAGCGCCTGGTAGAATCGGCCGAGGAAGATGCGCCTATGGTGTTTCTGTTTGGCATGAGCGGCCTACCCGAAGAATTTGAAAACCAGCTCAGCGGCAAGCAGGCCGGCGACTCGTTCAGCTTCTCGCTCACTCCCGAGCAGGCCTACGGCGACTACGACCAGCAAGCCGTGGTAGAAATCCCGAAGCAGGTATTCGAAATCGACGGCCAGATTGACGCCGACATGCTGCAAGAAGGCAACTACCTCCCCATGGCCGACAACGAAGGCAACCACATGCAAGGCAAAGTGGTGAGCATCGGCAACGAGGTAGTGCAGATGGACTTCAACCATCCCCTTGCCGGCATGGTGATGCACTTCGACGGGAACGTAGCCGACGTGCGCGACGCTACCCCCGAAGAAATGGACCACGGCCACGTGCACGGCGACGGTGGGCACGACCACTAA
- a CDS encoding SMP-30/gluconolactonase/LRE family protein yields MKPITLSALLLGGAWLAACQPSTTSTETTAATAADSTSMAAATPAAADSMGVPAGSTPTVGNPQLLFTLPDKYNTPDGLALAPNGNVLLSIPNLADNSQPAAILEVVGNTYRPFITTLPVEPTTQKAAPMDLAFGPDGNLYYAENQYENSKKFVSRLMRVRMQNGKPGAIETAVDSFALANAVVWKGNKLYVTDSQWDLPDNDKGSAVLVFTLDELNKANGPLHLKPKTKDPHVLAMFTTHVNETGVDNGADGLDYDSQGNFYTGSFGDGTFYKMTLKPDGTLVKQEALPLKGNKIRCIDGFVIDRTTDKAYVTDARQNAIFVVNLKDNTVTTLAQNPDTDGAGGKIDQPAEVLLKGKRLYISNYDNPVKHFVNTASDAPHTESYIDLL; encoded by the coding sequence ATGAAACCGATTACTTTATCAGCGCTGCTTTTGGGCGGCGCCTGGCTGGCGGCTTGTCAGCCCAGCACCACTTCCACCGAAACCACTGCCGCCACAGCCGCCGACTCTACCTCTATGGCCGCTGCTACCCCCGCCGCGGCCGACAGCATGGGCGTGCCCGCCGGTAGCACCCCCACGGTAGGCAACCCGCAGCTGCTGTTCACGCTGCCCGACAAGTACAACACACCCGACGGCCTGGCGCTGGCGCCCAACGGCAACGTGCTGCTCTCCATCCCCAACCTGGCCGACAACAGCCAGCCGGCTGCTATTCTGGAAGTAGTAGGCAACACCTATCGGCCCTTCATCACCACCCTTCCCGTGGAGCCTACCACCCAAAAGGCCGCGCCCATGGACCTGGCCTTTGGCCCCGATGGCAACCTGTACTACGCCGAAAACCAGTACGAAAACAGCAAGAAATTCGTGTCGCGGCTGATGCGAGTGCGCATGCAGAACGGCAAGCCCGGCGCCATCGAAACGGCCGTGGATAGCTTTGCGCTGGCGAATGCGGTGGTCTGGAAGGGCAACAAGCTCTACGTGACCGACAGCCAGTGGGACCTGCCCGATAACGACAAGGGTAGCGCCGTGCTAGTGTTCACGCTGGATGAGCTGAACAAGGCCAACGGCCCGCTGCATCTCAAACCCAAAACCAAGGACCCGCACGTGTTGGCCATGTTTACCACGCATGTAAACGAAACCGGCGTGGACAACGGCGCCGACGGTCTCGACTACGACAGCCAGGGCAATTTCTACACCGGCTCCTTCGGCGACGGCACCTTCTATAAAATGACCCTGAAGCCCGACGGCACACTCGTCAAGCAGGAAGCCCTACCCCTGAAAGGCAATAAAATCCGTTGCATCGACGGCTTCGTGATTGACCGCACTACCGACAAGGCCTACGTGACGGACGCCCGCCAGAACGCTATTTTTGTGGTGAATCTGAAAGACAACACCGTGACGACGCTGGCCCAAAATCCCGATACGGACGGTGCTGGTGGCAAAATTGACCAGCCGGCCGAGGTGCTGCTGAAAGGCAAGCGTCTCTACATTTCCAACTACGACAACCCGGTGAAGCACTTCGTCAATACCGCATCCGACGCCCCGCATACCGAGTCGTATATCGATCTGCTGTAG
- a CDS encoding ArnT family glycosyltransferase, with protein MPLPTISTAPTSKTRQPAWVPYAVGVALLPLVYLLLIDRVGSLPIYVWDEGRLAVNAAEMDQNGHWLVTYFLDQPDMWNTKPPLLIWLEVLSLRLFGYSETAFRLPTILAAVCTVGGIYTFCWRQLHSMWAGVCAALVLMTTIGYNDMHGARTGDYDTLLTLWVTMAALSFFRYIEEGKRSFFIWTSIALTLAVLTKGVAGLFWVPAFALYAATQKRFLWLLRRPEVYAGAVVTIMVVAGYYLAREHYNPGYLKAVSENELGGRLLTTLEKHLYPWYWYLSNMYEEKFWPWVLAFPLAFLHIWRQDGDNKRKRFALYVVILVLVHLVVISSASTKLLWYDIPMYPVAAMLIGLSLGRLAENLMAVQQQKEGAAGARLAGALFILVVFAAPITLTRAKSKMRQEYKRTDAFHAHGLQIRYMAEQLPQITAYSVYTSTSYHAAILFYKTAAQKRYGHTMTPKFSSQVEELKAGEVVVVCGAEDKSMINARFETEVLLSSEMSPCATLRLTKRR; from the coding sequence ATGCCTTTACCAACTATTTCCACTGCTCCAACCAGTAAGACACGTCAGCCCGCCTGGGTGCCCTACGCTGTTGGGGTAGCCTTATTGCCCTTGGTGTATTTGCTGCTTATCGACAGGGTAGGATCTTTGCCTATCTATGTATGGGATGAGGGGCGCTTGGCCGTCAATGCGGCCGAAATGGATCAGAATGGCCATTGGCTGGTAACATATTTTCTGGACCAGCCGGATATGTGGAACACGAAGCCGCCCCTGCTCATTTGGCTGGAGGTGCTGTCGCTGCGCCTCTTCGGTTATTCCGAAACCGCGTTCCGGCTGCCTACCATACTAGCCGCAGTATGTACCGTTGGGGGTATTTACACCTTCTGCTGGCGGCAGCTCCACAGTATGTGGGCAGGGGTATGTGCAGCCCTGGTGCTGATGACGACCATCGGCTACAACGATATGCACGGAGCCCGCACGGGCGACTACGATACGCTGCTGACGCTTTGGGTAACCATGGCAGCGCTAAGTTTTTTCCGCTACATAGAGGAGGGCAAACGGTCTTTTTTTATCTGGACCAGCATTGCCCTGACGTTGGCTGTACTGACAAAGGGCGTAGCCGGCTTGTTCTGGGTGCCTGCTTTCGCACTATATGCTGCCACGCAAAAACGTTTTCTCTGGCTGCTGCGACGGCCGGAAGTATACGCAGGCGCGGTAGTAACCATCATGGTGGTAGCTGGCTACTACCTGGCGCGTGAGCACTATAATCCAGGCTATCTGAAAGCGGTATCGGAAAATGAACTGGGTGGGCGGCTGCTAACCACACTGGAGAAACACCTGTATCCCTGGTACTGGTACCTAAGCAACATGTACGAGGAGAAGTTCTGGCCTTGGGTGCTGGCATTTCCACTCGCTTTTCTTCACATCTGGCGCCAAGATGGGGATAACAAGCGTAAGCGCTTTGCTCTCTACGTGGTCATTCTGGTACTGGTACACTTGGTGGTTATCAGTAGCGCCAGCACCAAACTATTGTGGTATGACATCCCGATGTACCCCGTGGCCGCTATGTTGATTGGGCTGAGCTTAGGGCGCTTAGCTGAGAATCTGATGGCGGTGCAGCAGCAAAAAGAAGGAGCAGCAGGCGCTCGGCTTGCGGGTGCTCTATTCATCCTGGTTGTGTTTGCAGCTCCAATAACCTTGACGCGAGCAAAGAGTAAAATGCGTCAGGAATACAAGCGCACGGACGCATTTCACGCCCATGGACTTCAAATCAGATACATGGCCGAGCAGCTACCGCAGATTACCGCCTACTCGGTCTATACCTCTACCAGCTACCATGCCGCCATCTTATTTTATAAGACAGCGGCCCAAAAGCGGTATGGACACACAATGACCCCGAAATTCAGTTCGCAGGTGGAAGAGCTGAAAGCAGGGGAAGTGGTCGTAGTATGTGGCGCCGAGGACAAGTCCATGATCAATGCACGATTCGAAACAGAAGTGCTGCTGAGCTCAGAGATGAGTCCTTGTGCGACGCTACGCCTAACAAAGCGTCGCTAA
- a CDS encoding AAA domain-containing protein, which produces MAEQPIYTDPYALEKELRHTQALLKLEQQEDLEQFKIKSAKTTIAERQQRGLTWYPVKITQEDIGFGGKLVLELERPAGQQGLHLFQVGKNAALFGNIPNRSGSDRPTLNGVITSVKRNKITLATTKEDLPDWVDEGKLGVDLTFDEVSYREMEYALGKVMGAYESRLAELRDVLLGARPARFRPDSEVQPYYPSPLNDSQLTAVRHVLAAQDVAIIHGPPGTGKTTTLVQAILETIRRERRVLVCAPSNTAVDLLTEKLAERGVNVIRMGNPSRVSDLLLQHTMDAQIMAHKSYAELRSMRQTAEQYREEASKFKRHFGWEEREQRRVLKQQAHDLLQESDQLERYITEDLLEQVQVITCTLVGASNRAIRHLAYETVFIDEAAQALEPGCWIPIGKANRVVLAGDHQQLPPTVKSEKATALRETLFEKCIKRQPDTARMLTVQYRMHELIMEFSSEQFYDGRLIAHDTVAHADLPAYDLRFAPDVAVEFLDTAGFGFQELGIAESRSVANPEEADLLLKRLAELLAVYAPEEHQEDLLTVGVIAPYRAQINYLKDAVEDLPELAEMLTHRLLSIGTVDSFQGQERDIICITMTRSNSQGDIGFLSDIRRMNVGMTRARKKLLIVGDSSTLGSHPFYKAFLDYTELIGAYRTAWEMQ; this is translated from the coding sequence TTGGCTGAACAACCTATCTATACAGACCCCTACGCCCTCGAAAAAGAACTGCGCCACACTCAGGCCCTGCTGAAGCTAGAGCAGCAAGAAGACCTAGAGCAGTTTAAAATCAAGAGCGCCAAAACTACCATTGCCGAGCGCCAGCAGCGCGGCCTGACGTGGTACCCCGTAAAAATCACCCAGGAAGACATCGGCTTCGGCGGCAAGCTGGTGCTGGAGCTAGAGCGCCCGGCGGGCCAGCAGGGCCTGCACCTGTTTCAGGTGGGCAAGAATGCGGCCCTGTTTGGCAACATCCCTAACCGCTCCGGCTCCGACCGCCCTACCCTCAACGGCGTCATTACCAGCGTGAAGCGTAACAAAATCACACTGGCGACCACCAAAGAAGACCTACCCGACTGGGTAGATGAGGGCAAGCTGGGTGTAGACCTGACCTTCGACGAGGTGAGCTACCGCGAGATGGAGTACGCCCTGGGCAAGGTGATGGGCGCCTACGAAAGCCGGCTGGCCGAGCTGCGCGACGTGCTGCTGGGTGCCCGCCCCGCCCGCTTCCGCCCCGATAGCGAGGTGCAGCCCTACTACCCTTCGCCCCTCAACGACTCTCAGCTCACGGCCGTGCGCCACGTGCTGGCAGCCCAGGATGTAGCCATCATTCACGGCCCGCCCGGCACCGGCAAAACCACCACGCTGGTGCAGGCCATTCTGGAAACCATCCGGCGCGAGCGGCGGGTGCTGGTGTGTGCGCCCAGCAATACGGCCGTGGACTTGCTGACCGAAAAGCTGGCTGAGCGCGGCGTGAATGTGATTCGGATGGGTAACCCCTCGCGGGTGTCGGACCTGCTGCTGCAGCACACGATGGACGCGCAGATTATGGCCCACAAGAGCTACGCCGAGCTACGCTCGATGCGGCAAACGGCCGAACAATATCGCGAGGAGGCAAGCAAGTTTAAGCGGCACTTTGGCTGGGAGGAGCGCGAGCAGCGCCGCGTGCTCAAGCAGCAGGCCCACGACCTCTTGCAGGAGTCAGACCAATTGGAGCGCTACATTACGGAGGACCTACTGGAGCAGGTGCAGGTGATTACCTGCACGCTGGTAGGCGCCAGCAACCGCGCCATCCGCCACCTCGCCTACGAAACGGTGTTTATTGATGAGGCGGCGCAGGCCCTGGAGCCGGGCTGCTGGATTCCCATTGGCAAGGCCAACCGCGTGGTGCTGGCCGGTGACCATCAGCAGCTGCCACCTACCGTGAAAAGCGAAAAGGCTACGGCTCTGCGCGAAACGCTGTTCGAGAAGTGCATCAAGCGCCAGCCTGACACGGCCCGCATGCTGACAGTGCAGTATCGCATGCATGAGTTGATTATGGAATTCAGCTCGGAACAGTTCTACGACGGCCGCCTGATTGCCCACGACACCGTAGCCCACGCCGACCTCCCAGCCTACGACCTGCGCTTCGCGCCCGACGTGGCCGTGGAGTTTTTGGATACGGCTGGCTTTGGCTTCCAGGAGCTGGGTATTGCTGAAAGCCGCTCGGTGGCCAACCCCGAAGAGGCCGACCTGCTGCTGAAACGATTGGCCGAGTTGTTGGCTGTGTACGCGCCAGAGGAGCATCAGGAGGATCTGCTGACGGTAGGCGTGATTGCGCCCTACCGTGCTCAGATTAACTACCTCAAAGACGCGGTGGAAGACCTGCCCGAACTGGCCGAGATGCTCACCCACCGCCTGCTCAGCATCGGTACTGTCGACTCGTTTCAGGGCCAGGAGCGCGACATCATCTGCATCACCATGACGCGCAGCAACAGCCAGGGCGACATCGGCTTCCTCTCCGATATCCGCCGCATGAACGTGGGCATGACCCGCGCCCGCAAGAAACTGCTCATCGTCGGCGACTCGTCTACCCTCGGGTCGCACCCGTTCTACAAAGCCTTCTTGGACTACACGGAGCTGATTGGGGCGTATCGCACGGCGTGGGAGATGCAGTAA
- a CDS encoding GDSL-type esterase/lipase family protein, whose protein sequence is MHSEKSANPFWLVLLTVVLLGLLSFLKPDLTVAGFEVRRVNLLSDVIRTEPLLASPPPAPAAGAHPADSTRLANNLGAAAETKPAVAANTLPVISNVAGLDSFLLALRQTKATGQKTRIAYFGDSMIEGDLITGDLRNQLQQLFGGEGVGFVPITSVTADFRGTIHQTFSENWRKYDLVTPKLPAQHPLGMSGHVFVAPAPQPATDSTEATKPAWVQFAAGGPFGPVRRFSQARLFYGPGNAQDQVAVTFGQQQSAKALSGEGQLNQLVFTANPTAKNLHLSFQTHASRDVYGVSFEGEQGVTLDNFAFRGNSGMSLTRIPRQMLNAFGKAQDYRLIILHYGVNVANAKVENYSFYERAMTRVIDRLQKACPHASILLVGMSDKSCRQDGEYTTDPSVPRLLAAQQRIAQRNHVGFWNLFEAMGGENTMVSWVEGSPALANKDYTHVNARGARKIAGLLSQYLMQEYQKAPATAAAPDSTAAAVAR, encoded by the coding sequence ATGCATTCTGAAAAGTCAGCAAACCCCTTTTGGTTGGTGTTGCTCACGGTGGTTTTGTTGGGGTTGTTGTCTTTCCTGAAACCCGACCTGACGGTGGCGGGCTTTGAGGTGCGGCGCGTAAATCTGCTCTCCGATGTGATCCGTACCGAGCCGTTGCTGGCCTCGCCGCCGCCCGCGCCAGCCGCCGGCGCCCACCCCGCCGATTCTACGCGCCTGGCAAACAACCTGGGCGCAGCGGCTGAAACTAAACCCGCTGTTGCCGCAAACACCCTACCCGTTATCAGCAACGTAGCCGGGCTGGATAGCTTCCTGCTGGCCCTGCGCCAAACCAAAGCCACGGGCCAGAAAACGCGCATCGCCTACTTCGGCGACTCTATGATTGAGGGCGACCTGATTACCGGCGACCTACGCAATCAGCTCCAGCAGTTGTTTGGCGGCGAGGGGGTAGGGTTTGTGCCGATTACTTCCGTCACGGCCGATTTCCGGGGCACTATTCACCAAACCTTCTCCGAGAATTGGCGCAAATACGACTTGGTGACGCCGAAACTGCCCGCGCAGCACCCGCTGGGCATGTCGGGGCACGTATTTGTGGCGCCAGCGCCGCAGCCCGCTACTGATAGTACGGAGGCTACCAAGCCAGCCTGGGTGCAGTTTGCGGCGGGCGGACCATTTGGGCCGGTGCGACGGTTTTCGCAGGCACGGCTGTTCTACGGTCCCGGCAACGCTCAGGACCAGGTGGCCGTTACCTTCGGTCAACAGCAAAGTGCCAAGGCACTGTCAGGCGAAGGTCAACTCAACCAATTGGTCTTTACAGCCAACCCAACAGCTAAGAACTTGCACTTGAGTTTTCAGACCCACGCTTCGCGTGATGTGTACGGCGTGAGCTTCGAGGGGGAGCAGGGCGTTACGCTCGACAACTTCGCCTTTCGGGGCAACAGTGGGATGTCGCTCACACGCATTCCCCGGCAAATGCTGAACGCGTTTGGCAAAGCGCAGGACTACCGCCTGATCATTCTGCACTACGGGGTGAACGTGGCCAATGCCAAGGTAGAAAACTACAGCTTCTACGAGCGGGCCATGACGCGCGTCATCGACCGGCTGCAAAAGGCCTGTCCGCACGCCAGTATTCTGCTGGTGGGCATGAGCGACAAAAGCTGCCGACAGGACGGCGAGTACACAACCGACCCCAGCGTACCCCGCCTGCTGGCTGCGCAGCAGCGCATTGCCCAGCGCAACCACGTCGGGTTCTGGAACTTGTTTGAGGCCATGGGCGGCGAAAATACCATGGTGAGTTGGGTGGAAGGCTCGCCCGCGCTGGCCAACAAAGACTACACCCACGTGAATGCCCGCGGCGCCCGCAAAATAGCCGGTCTGCTCTCCCAGTACCTGATGCAGGAGTATCAAAAGGCCCCTGCAACCGCCGCCGCGCCGGATTCTACTGCCGCCGCGGTGGCTCGTTAA
- a CDS encoding GDSL-type esterase/lipase family protein, translating into MQQKLLVLLVVCLFSSTVGQAQQAPLDSLKALYPFLHPERNAIVNGEVGLRHFYKKLKQLPGPLTKQISIVHIGDSHLQADMASGRTRRELQRTYGNAGRGLIFPYAVARTNEPGSYRTASTARWQARRVISLADTTLPIGASGITLATTDSGASFTLQVPLVQLPDYRFNRLTLLHQKGPAAFDWQLTDEQQHLLGRLPGRAARLGSYTSSFTTDSLLHFVRLTTTRTNARQTSAQLYGLVLENGQPGVLYHAIGINGAAVRHYNRAELFATQLECLAPDLFIVSLGTNDAYAAGFDKAQFEVELTTFMQQLRQRYPQAEFLLTTPPDSYRNRRYRNPDLPVLRDILLRYCTDNKLAYWDFYAVMGGPGSMLTWQTHGLAQPDRVHLTPRGYHVQGLLLYLALQDGFLRATRP; encoded by the coding sequence ATGCAACAGAAGCTTCTAGTTCTTTTAGTGGTTTGCCTATTCAGCAGCACCGTCGGTCAGGCCCAGCAAGCGCCGCTGGATAGCCTAAAGGCGTTGTACCCGTTTCTGCACCCCGAGCGCAACGCTATTGTAAACGGTGAAGTAGGGCTGCGGCACTTCTATAAAAAGCTGAAGCAGCTGCCGGGGCCGCTCACCAAACAGATATCCATAGTGCACATCGGCGACTCGCACCTGCAAGCTGATATGGCCTCGGGTCGGACGCGGCGGGAACTGCAGCGCACCTACGGCAACGCGGGTAGGGGACTGATTTTTCCCTACGCCGTGGCCCGCACCAACGAGCCCGGCAGCTACCGCACGGCCAGCACCGCACGCTGGCAGGCTCGCCGCGTTATCTCCCTGGCCGACACCACGCTGCCCATCGGCGCCAGCGGCATCACGCTGGCTACCACCGACTCGGGCGCGAGCTTTACGCTGCAAGTGCCGCTGGTGCAATTGCCCGACTACCGCTTCAACCGCCTCACGCTGCTGCACCAGAAGGGCCCTGCCGCCTTCGACTGGCAGCTCACCGACGAGCAACAGCACCTATTAGGTAGGCTGCCGGGTAGGGCCGCTCGCCTTGGTAGCTACACCTCCTCGTTCACCACCGATTCGCTGCTACACTTCGTGCGGCTCACCACCACGCGCACTAACGCCCGTCAAACCAGCGCACAACTGTATGGGCTGGTGCTGGAAAACGGCCAGCCCGGTGTACTCTACCATGCCATTGGTATCAACGGGGCCGCCGTGCGCCACTACAACCGCGCCGAGCTGTTTGCAACGCAGCTAGAGTGCCTGGCGCCCGATCTGTTTATTGTGTCGCTGGGCACCAACGATGCCTACGCGGCGGGCTTCGATAAGGCGCAGTTTGAGGTAGAGCTGACCACCTTCATGCAGCAGCTCCGGCAGCGCTACCCCCAGGCCGAGTTTCTGCTGACCACTCCGCCCGATTCCTACCGCAACCGCCGTTACCGCAACCCCGATCTGCCCGTGCTGCGCGATATCCTGCTACGCTACTGTACTGATAATAAGCTGGCCTACTGGGATTTTTACGCCGTGATGGGCGGGCCCGGCTCCATGCTCACTTGGCAAACCCACGGCCTCGCCCAGCCCGACCGGGTGCACCTTACCCCGCGCGGCTACCACGTGCAGGGTCTCCTGCTTTACCTCGCCCTCCAAGATGGATTTCTCCGCGCTACCCGCCCTTGA